One Jeotgalibaca porci genomic region harbors:
- a CDS encoding TIGR01212 family radical SAM protein (This family includes YhcC from E. coli K-12, an uncharacterized radical SAM protein.): MDRGNKRYHTWNSHLKEQFGEKVFKVALDGGFDCPNRDGTVAHGGCTFCTVSGSGDFAQSRLDPLPIQMRKGIDKMHEKWPHTTKYIAYFQNFTNTHAPVEILRHRYEQVVNEEGVVGIMIATRPDCLPDETIEYLAELNERYYLWVELGLQTVHEETSRMINRAHDYQTYVDAVAKLRKHSIPVCTHLINGLPGETHEMMMESAKRMILDSDIQGVKLHLLHLMKNTKMIRDYHYGRLEFLEKDAYVNLICDQLEIIPKDIIIHRLTGDAPRDTLIGPMWSLKKWEVLNAIDDELARRDSYQGIYDIRISETMKKKQISN; encoded by the coding sequence TTGGATAGAGGAAACAAACGTTATCATACATGGAATTCACATTTAAAAGAACAGTTCGGAGAAAAAGTATTCAAGGTTGCCTTGGATGGTGGCTTTGATTGCCCCAATCGGGATGGAACAGTCGCTCACGGTGGCTGCACCTTTTGTACCGTTTCCGGTTCGGGAGACTTTGCACAAAGTCGCTTGGATCCACTGCCGATTCAAATGCGTAAAGGAATCGATAAGATGCATGAAAAATGGCCGCATACAACAAAGTATATCGCCTATTTTCAAAACTTTACCAATACCCATGCACCTGTTGAGATTCTTCGCCATCGGTATGAACAGGTAGTAAACGAAGAGGGCGTCGTTGGTATCATGATTGCGACGCGGCCGGACTGTTTGCCGGATGAAACGATTGAATACTTAGCAGAATTAAATGAACGGTATTATCTGTGGGTGGAATTAGGTCTGCAGACTGTTCATGAAGAGACAAGTCGGATGATTAACCGTGCACACGATTATCAAACGTATGTGGATGCTGTTGCCAAGTTAAGAAAGCATAGCATTCCAGTCTGTACGCATTTAATTAACGGCTTGCCGGGTGAAACGCACGAAATGATGATGGAAAGTGCGAAACGAATGATTTTGGATTCGGATATTCAAGGGGTAAAATTACACCTTCTCCACTTGATGAAGAACACCAAAATGATTCGGGACTATCACTATGGGCGTTTAGAATTCCTGGAAAAAGATGCCTATGTCAATCTTATTTGTGATCAGTTGGAAATTATCCCGAAAGATATTATTATCCACCGTTTAACCGGGGATGCCCCACGTGACACGCTAATTGGTCCGATGTGGAGCCTGAAAAAATGGGAAGTTTTGAATGCGATCGATGATGAGCTGGCACGACGCGACAGTTATCAAGGTATCTATGATATTCGTATAAGTGAAACAATGAAGAAAAAACAGATTTCTAACTGA
- a CDS encoding aldo/keto reductase, with protein MSILHETYQLNNGVSIPKIALGTWQIATPDAVHPTEFALKNGYIHIDTAHGYGNAKGIREGIKASGVKREDIFITSKVRGESKSYHEAMGNIHDDLEDLNTDYIDLMLIHCPTPWRFFNHKPTRPHFYKENVAVWRAMIEAKEQGLLRAIGVSNFNVDDLKQLIEATGVKPAVNQIRFSIGHTQPEIVAFCQENDILIEAYSSLGTGRLLENEAIKKIADKYGKTVAQIAYRYPIQKGMVVLPKSVHDKYILENADIDFEIDAEDMAFLDNLEVE; from the coding sequence ATGTCAATTCTACATGAAACATATCAATTAAATAACGGTGTCTCCATACCGAAGATTGCATTGGGGACTTGGCAAATAGCAACACCTGATGCTGTTCATCCGACTGAATTTGCCTTGAAAAATGGCTATATACATATCGATACAGCACATGGATATGGGAACGCAAAAGGTATCCGTGAAGGAATCAAAGCCAGCGGTGTAAAGCGAGAAGATATTTTCATCACTTCTAAAGTTCGGGGCGAGTCTAAGTCTTACCATGAGGCAATGGGAAATATTCATGATGATCTGGAAGACTTGAATACCGATTATATCGATTTAATGTTGATTCATTGTCCGACACCATGGCGCTTCTTTAATCACAAGCCGACACGTCCACACTTTTATAAAGAAAACGTTGCTGTCTGGCGTGCGATGATTGAGGCGAAAGAACAAGGTTTGCTTCGTGCAATCGGTGTTTCCAACTTTAATGTAGATGATTTGAAACAGTTGATTGAAGCTACTGGTGTTAAACCGGCCGTGAACCAAATTCGCTTTAGTATCGGTCATACACAACCGGAAATCGTCGCATTCTGTCAGGAAAACGATATTCTAATTGAAGCTTATTCTTCATTAGGCACAGGCCGTTTACTGGAGAATGAAGCTATTAAAAAGATTGCTGATAAATACGGCAAAACAGTTGCGCAAATTGCTTACCGCTACCCGATTCAAAAAGGAATGGTTGTTTTACCGAAATCTGTCCATGACAAATATATCTTAGAAAATGCGGACATTGATTTTGAAATCGATGCGGAAGATATGGCCTTTTTAGATAACTTAGAGGTGGAATAG
- a CDS encoding glycoside hydrolase family 43 protein produces MTKETVKNPIIPLDYPDPDVIRVGDTYYMVSTTMYFIPGCEILRSYDLVNWEHACYVYDQLDSTKAQRLEEGENIYGKGMWAASLRYHKGQFYVVFAANDTQKTYLYRTASLEEKWTKTEIKGFYHDSSLFFDDDDKVYIVYGNRQIWLTELEEDLSGPKEGGLHRIIVSEEGNQRLAYEGAHFYKINGHYYVFLIHSLPHEWKRTQACFMSHSLMGTFTGGDIVNDDIDYHNQGVAQGGIVDTPEGEWYAILFQDRGAVGRVPVLAPLSWKDKYPVIGENKKIPAKFSVTSTKENYMYTPLFGSDDFKTKTPLLHGLQSFWQFNHEPHLDGYSVNYEEGYIEITNKSVQQEFTQAHNMLTQRMLFPSSAAEVTVDASALKEGDIAGIAALQYQYAFIGVTLENNEYFVVYQSATKQESERVLYKEIKKMPVIDPSQITFKVEANFKDQIDTIRFFYEDIQIGSPHHVAFDIEYFTGCRYALFNWATKEINGSARFSQFDYLQ; encoded by the coding sequence ATGACTAAAGAGACAGTTAAGAATCCGATTATACCGCTTGACTATCCGGATCCCGATGTAATTAGAGTAGGGGATACGTATTACATGGTTTCTACGACAATGTATTTTATCCCAGGATGTGAGATTTTAAGATCTTATGATTTAGTGAATTGGGAGCATGCTTGTTATGTTTACGATCAGCTTGATAGTACGAAAGCGCAAAGATTAGAAGAGGGCGAAAATATTTATGGTAAAGGCATGTGGGCAGCGAGCTTACGTTACCATAAGGGCCAATTTTACGTAGTTTTCGCAGCGAATGACACGCAAAAAACATATCTTTACCGAACGGCATCGCTTGAAGAGAAATGGACAAAGACTGAAATTAAAGGCTTTTATCATGATTCGTCACTGTTTTTTGATGACGATGACAAAGTGTATATTGTATACGGAAATAGACAGATTTGGTTAACCGAACTTGAAGAAGATTTATCCGGACCCAAAGAAGGCGGGTTGCATCGTATCATCGTGTCGGAAGAGGGCAACCAACGCTTGGCGTATGAAGGTGCGCATTTCTATAAAATAAATGGCCATTATTATGTCTTTCTGATTCATTCGTTACCGCACGAATGGAAGCGCACACAAGCTTGTTTTATGTCTCATTCTTTAATGGGAACCTTTACCGGTGGTGATATCGTGAATGACGATATCGACTATCATAATCAAGGAGTTGCTCAAGGCGGGATTGTCGATACGCCGGAAGGGGAATGGTATGCGATTCTTTTTCAGGACCGAGGAGCAGTGGGAAGGGTTCCTGTGTTAGCGCCACTTTCTTGGAAGGATAAATACCCTGTTATCGGAGAGAACAAGAAGATACCGGCTAAATTTAGTGTTACCAGTACTAAGGAAAATTATATGTATACACCGTTATTTGGTAGTGATGACTTTAAGACTAAAACACCGCTCTTACATGGTCTGCAATCATTCTGGCAATTTAACCATGAACCGCATTTAGACGGTTACTCTGTCAATTATGAAGAAGGCTACATTGAAATAACTAACAAATCCGTTCAGCAGGAATTTACACAGGCTCATAATATGTTGACGCAACGCATGTTATTCCCGTCATCTGCCGCAGAAGTCACGGTGGATGCTTCAGCGCTCAAAGAAGGAGACATAGCCGGCATTGCAGCATTACAATACCAATATGCATTCATAGGCGTAACGCTGGAGAATAATGAATATTTTGTTGTTTACCAATCAGCCACCAAACAAGAGAGTGAGCGGGTCCTTTATAAGGAAATAAAAAAGATGCCAGTGATTGATCCGAGCCAGATTACTTTTAAAGTAGAAGCCAACTTTAAAGATCAAATCGACACGATCCGCTTCTTTTATGAGGATATCCAAATTGGCTCACCTCATCATGTAGCGTTTGACATTGAATACTTCACAGGTTGTAGATACGCCTTATTTAACTGGGCCACAAAAGAAATAAATGGTTCAGCTCGTTTTTCTCAATTTGATTATTTGCAATAA
- a CDS encoding tyrosine-type recombinase/integrase, protein MNFTYPIKQKKQIKKLMAVYPAESKKRLLLEFGLRTGLRISDILDLKVKDVHKQDFVWVQEKKTKKKKMLYLHPKLRQSIKVYVKSENLKPSDYLFFSEKNPKQAIQRMQAHRIISYAGDMIGVTPLSAHSLRKTFGYWSYKQGVDISLLQTIFQHSSQAVTLRYIGITQESINKVYATVDMGF, encoded by the coding sequence GTGAATTTTACATATCCGATTAAACAAAAAAAGCAAATTAAAAAATTAATGGCAGTCTATCCGGCTGAATCCAAAAAACGCCTACTTCTGGAATTCGGTTTACGAACAGGATTACGGATTAGCGATATCCTCGATTTAAAAGTGAAGGATGTTCATAAACAAGATTTCGTTTGGGTTCAGGAAAAAAAGACAAAAAAGAAGAAGATGCTATATTTGCATCCCAAACTTCGGCAGTCAATAAAAGTGTATGTAAAAAGTGAGAATTTGAAACCATCAGACTATCTATTCTTTTCTGAAAAAAATCCCAAGCAGGCGATTCAACGGATGCAAGCGCATCGGATTATTTCCTATGCTGGTGACATGATCGGTGTGACCCCTTTAAGCGCTCACTCGTTACGTAAGACTTTTGGTTACTGGTCATATAAGCAGGGGGTGGATATCAGCCTACTGCAAACAATCTTTCAACACTCATCCCAGGCGGTAACCTTACGGTATATCGGAATTACGCAAGAAAGCATCAACAAAGTTTATGCAACCGTTGATATGGGATTCTAA
- the coaBC gene encoding bifunctional phosphopantothenoylcysteine decarboxylase/phosphopantothenate--cysteine ligase CoaBC codes for MLENKHVTVFVTGGIAVYKAADLVRKFIKAGAIVRVAMTKSATEFVQPLTFQILSRNEVYTDTFDEKEPENVSHIHLADWTELAVIVPATANIIGKMANGIADDMVSTTLMATTAPRLIVPAMNSNMLANPATQLNLEKLESFGYTVMEPDTGFLAEGYEGKGRLPEPDKIVEKAHLLLLEKASDLPLKGKKVIISAGGTIERIDPVRYITNDSSGKMGHRLAEQARDLGADVILVTASKLEHPFGVTVRPVSSAREMQAAIMSDFDDATIIIMAAAVSDYRPKNQADKKMKKASQDIQILLEENPDILATMGQQKTHQFLIGFAAETNDVEKYATDKLKRKNADMIVANDVSKEHAGFNKDTNEVIIFQPNKEAIHIETDTKENIAKHILLEALYSMKL; via the coding sequence GTGTTAGAGAACAAACATGTGACAGTTTTTGTTACAGGAGGAATTGCTGTTTACAAAGCAGCTGATTTGGTACGTAAATTTATTAAAGCAGGGGCGATTGTGCGTGTAGCAATGACAAAGAGTGCGACAGAGTTCGTTCAGCCACTGACTTTTCAGATATTATCGCGTAATGAGGTCTATACAGATACCTTTGACGAGAAAGAACCTGAGAATGTCTCGCATATTCACTTAGCAGATTGGACGGAATTGGCAGTTATTGTACCAGCAACAGCCAATATTATCGGTAAAATGGCGAATGGAATTGCGGACGATATGGTCTCAACGACACTGATGGCAACAACCGCGCCACGTTTAATTGTACCGGCTATGAACTCAAATATGCTTGCCAATCCTGCCACACAGTTGAACCTAGAGAAACTAGAAAGTTTTGGTTACACAGTGATGGAACCTGATACGGGCTTCCTTGCTGAAGGTTACGAAGGAAAAGGGCGTCTGCCTGAACCGGATAAGATTGTCGAAAAAGCTCATTTGCTATTGCTAGAAAAAGCATCTGATTTACCGCTTAAAGGCAAGAAAGTGATTATTTCAGCAGGTGGGACAATCGAGCGAATTGATCCCGTGCGTTATATTACCAATGATTCATCAGGTAAGATGGGACATAGACTAGCTGAACAAGCACGTGACTTAGGGGCAGATGTCATTTTAGTGACTGCGTCTAAATTAGAACATCCGTTCGGCGTTACAGTGAGACCTGTAAGCAGCGCACGTGAAATGCAGGCGGCAATTATGAGCGACTTTGATGATGCAACTATTATTATAATGGCAGCAGCTGTATCGGATTATCGACCAAAGAACCAAGCTGATAAAAAAATGAAGAAAGCCAGTCAAGATATCCAAATTTTGCTTGAGGAGAACCCAGATATATTAGCAACAATGGGTCAACAAAAAACACATCAGTTCTTGATTGGATTTGCAGCTGAAACAAATGACGTTGAAAAGTATGCTACAGACAAGTTGAAGCGTAAAAATGCTGACATGATCGTAGCAAATGATGTATCTAAGGAACATGCAGGATTTAACAAGGATACAAATGAAGTAATTATTTTTCAACCTAATAAGGAAGCAATTCATATCGAGACAGACACAAAAGAAAACATTGCGAAGCATATTTTGCTTGAAGCGTTATATAGTATGAAATTGTAA
- a CDS encoding putative holin-like toxin: MQEAIQLMLGFGTFVVTLLTFILALIKHNNNQKK; encoded by the coding sequence GTGCAAGAAGCGATCCAGCTGATGCTTGGCTTTGGGACCTTTGTGGTCACACTGCTGACATTTATACTGGCGCTTATCAAGCATAATAATAACCAAAAAAAATAA
- a CDS encoding ornithine cyclodeaminase family protein — translation MAKLLNEKTIKQLITMSEANKIIDKTFQGFGNETVVNPPKVTLDLGETGGYPYHEGFVNAMPAYIGDSDIAGLKWVSGTAGKRKEAGLPFISALIVLMDPAMGEFISVMEGTHISNLRTGAQTAVSLKYLGFKDGLSIGLYGAGEQARFQIEAIADLFDIKELRVWNHRASTAEKFAEDMAEYVKGDIIVCQPDEGEKAAQADILITVTNAQEPILLRKWVQPGTVVFPMGSFQEIDDDMILSMDKLVVDHPYQALNRGALKRLNSEGKVSEDDVFTTLGELAVGKSTMPDFSDELVMCIPIGTGAMDVAVAEAVYQKAISNQAGDEYAFVEYE, via the coding sequence ATGGCGAAATTACTAAATGAGAAAACAATCAAACAGCTGATTACAATGTCTGAGGCGAATAAAATTATTGACAAAACATTCCAAGGATTTGGTAACGAGACAGTCGTTAATCCACCAAAAGTTACCTTAGACTTAGGTGAAACAGGCGGCTATCCTTACCATGAAGGCTTTGTTAATGCGATGCCGGCGTATATCGGCGATTCAGACATTGCCGGATTGAAATGGGTAAGTGGCACAGCTGGCAAGCGGAAAGAAGCAGGGTTACCTTTTATTTCAGCACTTATTGTATTGATGGATCCTGCAATGGGAGAGTTTATCTCCGTCATGGAAGGCACACATATCAGTAACTTACGTACAGGGGCACAGACAGCCGTTTCTTTGAAATATTTAGGCTTTAAGGACGGTCTAAGTATAGGTTTATACGGCGCAGGGGAGCAGGCTCGTTTCCAGATTGAAGCAATTGCGGATTTGTTTGACATTAAAGAATTAAGAGTTTGGAATCACCGTGCTTCTACGGCTGAGAAGTTTGCGGAAGATATGGCGGAATATGTTAAAGGTGATATTATTGTCTGCCAACCGGATGAAGGCGAAAAAGCTGCGCAGGCCGATATTCTTATTACAGTTACTAATGCACAAGAACCTATTTTACTAAGAAAATGGGTGCAACCAGGCACGGTTGTCTTTCCAATGGGATCATTCCAAGAGATAGACGATGACATGATTCTATCAATGGACAAGCTTGTAGTGGACCACCCGTACCAAGCGCTTAATAGAGGGGCATTGAAACGCTTGAATAGTGAAGGGAAAGTAAGTGAAGACGATGTCTTTACTACTTTAGGCGAACTCGCTGTCGGTAAGAGTACGATGCCAGATTTCTCTGATGAATTGGTTATGTGTATTCCAATTGGGACCGGAGCAATGGATGTCGCTGTGGCGGAAGCAGTTTATCAAAAAGCAATCAGCAACCAAGCGGGCGATGAGTACGCATTTGTAGAGTACGAATAA
- a CDS encoding family 43 glycosylhydrolase, whose protein sequence is MSYQLLNYQREAKETELYDTRLGLAMHLALADESGVFQPLNQNFGVLFAKAHSLPDGFLVAKALKKTWICQGKEKFYIIGIRVNADGTLDETSVGSILVFETENFIQYQELPLLHLSEMPLMDVQLAYTDEGYQIRWLDSCDQAYQVTTPSLDHVDETKKVAIQWQPLLEVATDIEGAIPRNSLTISEEQGDYLQKKLITPYNIAVDLPDEVVVENMEELTTMKATLRYSDGSSRQAGIDWFDLPASATEKAFVAKGQVHQEHFSFPIATYRADPCIGKWQGEYYFIATNDYDDNRSLYIRKAKTIAELVTAQEMKILDSEMYPEIANLLWAPEFHIINDRLYIFHGATPGPFEEEQSHVMALKEGGNPLVLADWQRPQKVVKADGSPLITGGITLDMTVIKDSGRIYAAWSQRQFFPVDLGAWIYFAELNPDQPWQLLTEPVVLAKPDYGWDNNHTFVDEGPYALYRGEDIYLTISGAAVDSSYCVGYLKAKVGSDLLNPAVWEKSNYPLLTSLNVPGEFGPGHNAYVEDEEGNTWNTYHARPGIDAPRSSGIRRVHFDVDGQPILGMTEAMDVNPELSLVQVKVKVK, encoded by the coding sequence ATGAGTTATCAATTATTGAATTATCAACGAGAAGCTAAAGAAACAGAGCTTTATGATACTCGGCTGGGATTGGCGATGCATTTAGCATTGGCAGATGAATCAGGAGTGTTTCAGCCATTAAATCAAAACTTTGGGGTCTTGTTTGCCAAAGCACATTCTTTACCAGATGGGTTTTTAGTAGCAAAAGCCCTTAAAAAAACTTGGATTTGTCAGGGAAAAGAGAAATTTTACATCATCGGGATTCGGGTAAATGCCGATGGAACGTTGGATGAAACCAGTGTGGGTAGCATTTTAGTTTTTGAAACGGAAAACTTTATTCAGTATCAAGAACTACCTTTGCTCCACCTAAGTGAAATGCCTCTGATGGATGTTCAATTGGCTTATACGGATGAAGGGTATCAAATCCGGTGGTTAGATAGCTGTGATCAGGCTTATCAAGTGACGACCCCAAGCTTAGATCATGTGGATGAGACTAAAAAGGTTGCCATTCAGTGGCAACCACTTTTGGAAGTAGCAACGGATATTGAAGGGGCAATTCCGAGGAATAGTTTGACCATTAGTGAGGAACAAGGAGACTATTTACAAAAAAAATTGATAACACCCTATAATATCGCTGTGGACTTACCGGATGAAGTCGTTGTTGAAAACATGGAAGAACTTACCACGATGAAAGCAACCTTGCGCTATAGTGATGGCTCGAGTCGCCAAGCCGGAATTGATTGGTTTGATTTACCAGCAAGTGCTACTGAAAAAGCTTTTGTAGCAAAGGGTCAAGTGCATCAGGAACATTTTTCTTTCCCGATTGCGACTTATCGCGCGGATCCTTGTATCGGCAAATGGCAAGGGGAATACTACTTTATTGCCACGAATGATTATGATGATAACCGTAGCCTCTATATCCGTAAAGCCAAGACGATTGCTGAGTTAGTTACTGCCCAAGAGATGAAGATTTTGGATAGCGAGATGTACCCTGAAATTGCCAATCTCTTGTGGGCACCAGAATTTCATATTATTAATGATCGTTTGTATATTTTCCACGGGGCAACACCAGGTCCTTTTGAAGAGGAACAATCCCACGTAATGGCTTTGAAAGAAGGCGGCAATCCCTTGGTGCTAGCTGATTGGCAGCGACCGCAAAAAGTCGTAAAAGCAGATGGATCGCCTTTGATTACAGGAGGCATCACTTTGGATATGACGGTGATTAAAGATAGTGGCCGAATCTATGCCGCTTGGTCGCAACGTCAGTTTTTCCCAGTGGACTTAGGTGCGTGGATTTATTTTGCGGAGCTCAATCCTGATCAACCGTGGCAATTATTGACAGAACCAGTAGTCTTAGCAAAACCAGATTATGGATGGGACAATAATCATACCTTTGTCGATGAAGGTCCCTATGCCTTGTATCGAGGAGAAGACATCTACTTAACCATTTCCGGCGCAGCTGTCGACAGTAGCTATTGTGTGGGGTATCTAAAAGCCAAAGTTGGCAGTGACTTGCTCAATCCAGCGGTCTGGGAAAAATCAAATTACCCATTGTTGACTTCTCTGAATGTTCCAGGAGAATTTGGACCTGGACACAATGCTTATGTAGAAGATGAAGAAGGCAATACCTGGAACACTTATCATGCACGTCCAGGTATCGATGCTCCCCGTTCTTCAGGTATCCGGCGGGTACATTTTGATGTAGATGGACAGCCAATTTTGGGAATGACGGAAGCAATGGATGTCAATCCTGAGTTATCTTTGGTGCAAGTAAAAGTAAAGGTAAAATAA
- a CDS encoding DUF2975 domain-containing protein, which yields MNLSRFRNFCRINAYALQIFSIFIFVAVVYSVYTYVSGTTTLSFTYNSPDITLFSMGGSKGAIGITEAERQIAAFTMIPITQAVTIFVLLAGSAAFKWLADGKRPFDFNFVKIIKRISLTLMISDIILPLVHSFVLGVISVDGYNLNFGFGSGFIMGVILYVVSEIFNYGIELQNLSDDVV from the coding sequence ATGAATCTATCGCGGTTTCGAAATTTTTGCAGAATAAACGCTTATGCATTACAGATTTTTTCTATCTTTATTTTCGTTGCGGTTGTCTATAGTGTGTATACGTATGTTTCTGGAACAACTACTCTCTCTTTTACATATAACAGCCCGGACATCACGCTCTTTTCTATGGGAGGCAGCAAGGGGGCGATAGGTATTACTGAAGCGGAACGGCAAATCGCTGCTTTTACGATGATTCCAATCACCCAAGCCGTTACAATTTTTGTTCTGCTCGCAGGCTCAGCTGCTTTCAAGTGGTTGGCAGATGGTAAACGCCCCTTTGATTTTAATTTCGTAAAGATAATCAAACGGATTAGTCTGACTCTGATGATTTCTGATATTATTCTTCCGCTTGTTCATTCTTTCGTATTAGGCGTGATTTCAGTTGATGGATATAATCTTAATTTCGGTTTTGGGTCAGGATTTATCATGGGAGTTATTTTATATGTCGTCTCTGAAATATTTAATTACGGGATTGAATTACAAAACTTGTCCGATGATGTCGTCTAA
- a CDS encoding putative periplasmic lipoprotein produces the protein MKKIVTLIIISTMIFTLVGCQSKSEGKETVSNEVSIKNNENTLNVKIIANGDSTTFSGMPINLTSKLTGEYDKDIQYHWILENNGHDKQFEGFVAPESGPLKEIVNSGEPVELGLFAEVSWVEGTVIEFKVKLQVEEKDSSNIITTDEITIENREGIYKIK, from the coding sequence ATGAAAAAAATTGTAACACTGATAATAATAAGTACAATGATATTTACTTTAGTAGGCTGTCAAAGCAAATCAGAAGGTAAAGAGACTGTATCAAACGAGGTCTCGATAAAAAATAATGAGAATACTTTAAATGTTAAAATAATTGCTAATGGTGATTCTACCACATTTAGTGGAATGCCAATAAATCTAACATCTAAATTAACTGGTGAATACGATAAGGACATACAGTATCATTGGATATTAGAAAATAATGGACACGATAAACAGTTTGAAGGCTTTGTAGCTCCAGAAAGTGGTCCCCTAAAAGAAATTGTTAATTCAGGTGAACCAGTGGAACTTGGATTATTTGCAGAGGTTTCGTGGGTTGAAGGAACAGTGATAGAGTTTAAAGTTAAGTTGCAGGTAGAGGAAAAAGATTCATCTAATATAATTACAACTGATGAGATAACAATTGAAAATCGTGAAGGAATTTATAAGATAAAGTAA
- a CDS encoding helix-turn-helix domain-containing protein, producing the protein MPIIVRLDRVMADRKILLKDLADEVGITNVNLSKLKNGKAVAVRFSTLENICRALDCQPGDILEYFPDDK; encoded by the coding sequence ATGCCGATAATTGTTCGATTGGATCGTGTCATGGCTGACCGAAAGATACTACTAAAGGATTTGGCAGATGAGGTTGGCATCACGAATGTGAATTTATCAAAATTAAAAAACGGAAAAGCAGTCGCTGTTCGCTTTTCGACTTTAGAAAATATTTGCCGTGCTTTGGATTGCCAACCAGGAGATATATTAGAATATTTTCCGGATGATAAATAA
- a CDS encoding M42 family metallopeptidase — protein sequence MGDLAVHTKYNMFKKDETLAFLTQLLSINSPTGYTQNATAFLQETLEEIGYETVKTPKGNIMVYVDGKDASITRGLSAHIDTLGLMVRSINSDGTLALTKLGGPLTPTLDGEYCDVITRDGKVYTGTILSNTPSIHVFKDASTKERDIDNLVVKIDERVKNKEDVKKLGIQNGDIIAYDPKVVVTESGFIKSRFLDDKASVSVLVNILRTLKEEKIEPATNLVFIFSTYEEVGHGAAWIPEEITELLAVDMGCIGLDLECTEFDVSICAKDSSGPYDYAMTTHLIEMAKEQDLNYAVDIYPMYGSDASAALGGGANIRAALIGPGVASSHGMERTHIDALENTYKLIKAYIQ from the coding sequence ATGGGCGATTTGGCTGTCCATACAAAATATAATATGTTCAAAAAAGATGAAACGCTGGCATTTTTAACACAATTACTATCTATAAATAGCCCGACTGGTTATACGCAAAATGCGACTGCTTTTCTCCAAGAAACGCTGGAAGAAATCGGTTATGAGACTGTGAAAACACCAAAAGGAAACATAATGGTGTATGTAGATGGAAAGGACGCAAGCATAACGCGCGGCCTCAGTGCACACATTGATACATTAGGATTAATGGTTCGCTCGATTAACAGCGATGGGACGCTTGCTCTGACTAAGTTAGGTGGTCCTTTGACACCAACGTTGGATGGCGAGTACTGTGACGTCATTACACGTGATGGAAAGGTTTATACGGGAACGATTCTTTCAAATACGCCTTCCATTCACGTTTTTAAGGATGCTTCAACAAAAGAGCGTGATATCGACAATCTAGTCGTTAAGATTGATGAGCGCGTAAAAAATAAAGAAGACGTGAAAAAGCTGGGTATTCAAAACGGTGACATTATTGCCTACGATCCTAAAGTAGTTGTGACGGAATCAGGCTTTATCAAATCACGTTTCTTGGATGATAAAGCCTCCGTTTCTGTCTTAGTGAACATTTTAAGAACGTTAAAAGAAGAAAAGATTGAACCGGCGACAAATTTGGTCTTCATTTTTTCAACATACGAAGAAGTAGGTCATGGGGCAGCTTGGATTCCGGAAGAAATTACGGAATTATTGGCTGTTGATATGGGTTGTATCGGTCTGGATCTGGAGTGTACAGAATTTGATGTGTCGATTTGTGCGAAAGACTCATCAGGTCCGTATGATTATGCAATGACGACTCACTTGATTGAAATGGCAAAAGAACAAGATTTGAACTATGCCGTTGATATTTATCCGATGTACGGAAGCGACGCCTCTGCTGCACTTGGTGGTGGAGCAAATATTCGTGCCGCATTAATTGGGCCGGGTGTCGCAAGTAGCCATGGTATGGAGCGGACGCATATCGATGCCTTAGAAAATACGTATAAATTAATCAAAGCCTACATTCAATAA